The Prionailurus viverrinus isolate Anna chromosome B4, UM_Priviv_1.0, whole genome shotgun sequence genome has a window encoding:
- the GGA1 gene encoding ADP-ribosylation factor-binding protein GGA1 isoform X1, whose amino-acid sequence MKSCGKRFHDEVGKFRFLNELIKVVSPKYLGSRTSEKVKNKILELLYSWTVGLPEEVKIAEAYQMLKKQGIVKSDPKLPDDAAFPLPPPRPKNVIFEDEEKSKMLARLLKSSHPEDLRAANKLIKEMVQEDQKRMEKISKRVSAIEEVNNNVKLLTEMVMSHSQGGASARSSEDLMKELYQRCERMRPTLFRLASDTEDNDEALAEILQANDNLTQVINLYKQLVRGEEVNGDAAAGSIPGSTSALLDLSGLDLPPAGTTYPVMPTRPGDPASPEQPSTSVSLLDDELMSLGLSDPTPPSGPGLDGAGWNSFQSSDGAEPPAPPRVPSADSQPPAPTSLPASSGLDDLDLLGKTLLQQSLPPESQQVRWEKQQPAPRLTLRDLQNKSNCSSTSSSATGLLHAASPEPPGPPQQPTTTELSLANITVPLESIKPSSILPVTVYDQHGFRVLFHFARDPLPGRSDVLVVVVSMLSTAPQPIRNIVFQSAVPKVMRVKLQPPSGTELPAFNPIVHPSAITQVLLLANPQKEKVRLRYKLLFTMGDQTYNEMGDVDQFPPPETWGSL is encoded by the exons ATGAAGAGCTGTGGCAAGAGGTTCCACGATGAGGTGGGCAAGTTCCGCTTCCTCAACGAGCTCATCAAGGTCGTGTCTCCCAAG TACCTGGGCTCTCGGACATCAGAGAAGGTGAAGAACAAGATCTTGGAGCTCCTTTACAGCTGGACAGTCGGCCTGCCCGAGGAGGTGAAGATTGCAGAGGCCTACCAGATGCTGAAGAAGCAGG GGATCGTGAAGTCAGACCCCAAGCTTCCAGATGATGctgcctttccccttcctcctccacgACCCAAGAATGTGATCTTTGAAGATGAGGAGAAGTCTAAG ATGCTGGCCCGCTTGCTGAAGAGCTCCCACCCCGAGGATCTCCGAGCAGCCAACAAACTCATCAAGGAGATGGTTCAGGAG GACCAGAAGCGGATGGAGAAGATCTCAAAGCGGGTGAGTGCCATCGAGGAGGTGAACAACAACGTGAAGCTACTGACCGAGATGGTGATGAGCCACAGCCAGGGCGGCGCCTCTGCCCGCAGCAGTGAGGACCTCATGAAG GAGCTGTACCAGCGCTGTGAGCGGATGCGGCCCACACTCTTCCGACTGGCGAGTGACACAGAAGACAATGATGAGGCCCTAG cCGAGATCCTGCAGGCCAACGACAACCTCACCCAGGTGATCAACCTGTACAAGCAGCTGGTGAGGGGCGAGGAGGTCAACGGTGACGCCGCAGCGGGCTCCATTCCGG GGAGCACCTCGGCCCTGCTGGACCTCTCAGGCCTGGATCTCCCTCCCGCGGGCACCACCTACCCTGTCATGCCCACCCGCCCCGGTGACCCGGCCAGCCCCGAGCAGCCTAGCACCTCCGTTTCCCTGCTCGACGATGAGCTCATGTCTCTgg GCCTAAGCGATCCCACACCCCCTTCGGGCCCAGGCTTGGATGGTGCTGGATGGAATAGCTTCCAG TCGTCTGATGGCGCAgaaccccccgccccgcctcggGTCCCCAGCGCGGACAGCCAGCCCCCGGCACCGACGTCTCTGCCGGCGAGCAGCGGTCTGGACGACCTGGACCTCCTGGGGAAGACCCTCCTGCAGCAGTCCCTGCCCCCGGAGTCCCAACAAGTGCGGTG ggagaagcagcagccagCCCCCCGGCTCACACTCCGGGACCTACAGAATAAAAGCAACTGCAGCTCAACCAGCTCCAGTGCCACCGGCCTCCTCCACGCGGCGTCCCCCGAGCCCCCTGGGCCTCCGCAGCAGCCCACGACGACCGAGCTGTCGCTGGCCAACATCACTGTGCCCCTGGAGTCCATCAAACCCA GCAGCATCTTGCCAGTGACGGTGTATGACCAGCATGGCTTCCGGGTCCTCTTCCACTTTGCCCGCGACCCGCTGCCCGGACGCTCGgacgtgctggtggtggtggtgtccATGCTGAGCACCGCCCCCCAGCCCATTCGCAACATCGTTTTCCAGTCGGCTGTCCCCAAG GTCATGAGAGTAAAGCTGCAGCCACCCTCAGGCACGGAGCTGCCGGCGTTTAACCCCATCGTCCACCCCTCGGCTATCACCCAGGTCCTGCTTCTCGCCAACCCCCAGAAG GAGAAGGTTCGCCTCCGCTACAAGCTTCTCTTCACCATGGGCGACCAGACCTACAACGAGATGGGGGATGTGGACCAGTTCCCCCCACCTGAGACCTGGGGAAGCCTCTAG